One Deinococcus grandis DNA window includes the following coding sequences:
- a CDS encoding MBL fold metallo-hydrolase, with protein MSSLSPLAPGVHFLPGAVNSLVLEDGRGGALLVDTGLDDGHARKLLRGIAELGLTPTGILNTHSHADHHGGNAFILKKFPELKVFAPPLEDAIITHPILEPIGLFGARPPKVLQSKFLLAPPSPARLAPEPGLTRIGGVSLELIEVAGHASLMYAVRVGGVLYAADALFGPEALAKHPLVFCQDSALQKEAAARLGELEGVAVTLPGHGDPTGDLPGLVAANLSALERVTDAVRAAVRAGEAGVDDLLARVCDALGVQMTNAGAVVLNRAVVSAHLTELLERGEVGLRVVGNRLVFFPEA; from the coding sequence ATGAGCAGCCTGTCTCCCCTGGCCCCCGGTGTTCATTTCCTGCCGGGCGCGGTGAATTCGCTGGTGCTGGAGGACGGGCGGGGTGGGGCGCTGCTGGTGGATACCGGGCTGGACGACGGGCACGCCCGGAAGCTGCTGCGTGGCATAGCCGAGCTTGGCCTGACGCCGACCGGGATTCTGAACACGCACAGTCACGCGGATCATCACGGGGGGAACGCGTTCATCCTGAAGAAATTCCCGGAGTTGAAGGTGTTCGCACCGCCGCTGGAGGACGCGATCATCACGCACCCGATCCTCGAACCGATCGGGCTGTTCGGTGCGCGGCCCCCGAAGGTGTTGCAGTCGAAGTTCCTGCTGGCGCCGCCCAGTCCGGCGCGGCTGGCACCCGAGCCGGGCCTGACGCGGATCGGTGGGGTGAGCCTGGAGCTGATCGAGGTGGCGGGGCACGCGAGCCTGATGTACGCGGTGCGGGTGGGCGGCGTGCTGTACGCGGCGGACGCGCTGTTCGGCCCGGAGGCGCTGGCGAAGCATCCGCTGGTGTTCTGCCAGGATTCGGCATTGCAGAAGGAGGCGGCGGCGCGCCTGGGTGAACTGGAGGGCGTGGCGGTGACCCTGCCGGGGCACGGTGACCCGACCGGGGACCTGCCGGGGCTGGTCGCGGCGAACCTGTCGGCGCTGGAGCGCGTGACGGACGCGGTGCGCGCGGCGGTCCGCGCCGGGGAGGCGGGAGTGGATGACCTGCTGGCCCGCGTGTGCGACGCGCTGGGCGTGCAGATGACGAACGCGGGCGCGGTGGTCCTGAACCGCGCGGTGGTCAGCGCGCACCTGACCGAGCTGCTGGAACGCGGCGAGGTGGGCCTGCGCGTGGTGGGGAACCGGCTGGTGTTCTTCCCGGAAGCGTAA
- a CDS encoding MFS transporter — MSASVSTIPSTPPPAPEPAPFRVSAAQAGLIASNFLMWGGFFAVIPLVTVHFSGPAAGGGLGWSAASVGLVLGLRQLTQQGLTVFGGAWSDRLGPKPLILAGCLLRTAGFAWMGFADSLGVLLAAAVLAGVGGGLFDAPKSAAITQVTREEHRTRMFSLTSLSGNAGMVTGPLIGAALLGLGFRSAALAAASVYLLAALVLAVTLPHLRPQRGAGRSLDGLRVAALDTRFRRFTLVLIGYFILSTQINVAVTLKAIALAGTGATGPLYGLSAGMAVILQYPLLRAVERYLPTRTALVVAVALVGLSLGLMSVATTFPALLACVALYSLGTMTVYPTQQTLTARFAPPALVGSYFGFSAISLGVGGAVGSVLGGALVDTGVRLGFPALPWVTLAVIGVLTALGLRWALRGLDEAPADAT; from the coding sequence GTGAGTGCGTCCGTGTCCACGATCCCGTCTACGCCGCCGCCCGCGCCGGAGCCCGCGCCGTTCCGGGTGTCGGCGGCGCAGGCGGGACTGATCGCGTCGAACTTCCTGATGTGGGGCGGGTTCTTCGCGGTGATTCCGCTGGTCACCGTGCACTTCAGTGGGCCTGCGGCGGGTGGCGGGCTGGGCTGGAGTGCCGCGAGCGTGGGGCTGGTGCTGGGATTGCGGCAGCTGACGCAGCAGGGCCTGACGGTGTTCGGCGGGGCGTGGTCGGACCGGCTGGGGCCGAAACCGCTCATCCTGGCGGGGTGCCTGCTGCGCACGGCGGGCTTCGCGTGGATGGGCTTCGCGGACTCGCTGGGCGTGCTGCTCGCGGCGGCGGTGCTGGCCGGGGTGGGCGGCGGGCTGTTCGACGCGCCCAAGAGTGCCGCGATCACGCAGGTGACGCGTGAGGAGCACCGCACGCGGATGTTCAGCCTGACCAGCCTGTCCGGAAACGCCGGGATGGTGACCGGCCCGCTGATCGGCGCGGCGCTGCTGGGCCTGGGCTTCCGTTCGGCGGCGCTGGCGGCGGCCAGCGTGTACCTCCTGGCGGCGCTGGTGCTGGCGGTGACGCTGCCGCACCTGCGCCCGCAGCGCGGCGCGGGCCGCAGCCTGGACGGCCTGCGCGTCGCGGCCCTGGATACCCGCTTCCGGCGCTTCACGCTGGTCCTGATCGGGTACTTCATCCTGAGCACGCAGATCAACGTGGCGGTCACCCTGAAGGCCATCGCGCTGGCCGGGACCGGCGCGACCGGCCCGCTGTACGGCCTGTCCGCCGGGATGGCGGTGATCCTCCAGTACCCGCTGCTGCGCGCCGTGGAGCGCTATCTGCCGACCCGCACGGCGCTGGTGGTGGCGGTGGCGCTGGTCGGCCTGAGCCTGGGCCTGATGAGCGTCGCGACCACCTTCCCGGCGCTGCTGGCGTGCGTGGCGCTGTACTCGCTGGGCACCATGACCGTGTACCCCACCCAGCAGACCCTGACCGCCCGCTTCGCGCCGCCCGCCCTGGTCGGCAGTTACTTTGGCTTCAGCGCCATCAGCCTGGGCGTCGGGGGCGCGGTGGGCAGCGTCCTGGGCGGCGCGTTGGTGGACACGGGCGTGCGGCTGGGCTTCCCGGCCCTGCCGTGGGTCACCCTGGCGGTCATCGGTGTGCTGACGGCCCTGGGCCTGCGCTGGGCGCTGCGCGGCCTGGACGAGGCTCCCGCAGACGCAACCTGA
- a CDS encoding replication-associated recombination protein A, with protein MTLFDPPAPLAERLRPRTVAEVVGQTHLLGPGKPLTRVLGSGRLGSLILWGPPGVGKTTLARLLAGEVGAHFIPLSAVTAGVKDVREAVTEAERLRGRGQKTILFLDEIHRFNKAQQDALLPHVESGLLTLIGATTENPSFEVNPALRSRARTLVLEALKPEEVRGLLERALTDPRGLSGVTAEPAALDLLARLAEGDARRALSTLEVASTLSHPVTPDAITEAFGRHLPQMDKNGEDFYNLISALHKSVRGSHVDGALYWLARMVEGGADPLYVARRVVRMAAEDIGLADPQALRLCIAARDTVEFLGSPEGDLALAQAVVYLALAPKSNSVYVAWKNALNAVRDGESLPIPLHLRNAPTALMRQQGYGKGYAYYFDDPEGSFAQNYLPDGVQLGLYAPTGEGWEARVADRWRKLRDAHGEGEAALD; from the coding sequence GTGACGCTGTTCGACCCGCCCGCTCCCCTCGCCGAACGCCTGCGGCCCCGCACGGTCGCGGAGGTCGTGGGTCAGACGCACCTGCTCGGCCCCGGCAAACCTCTGACGCGCGTGCTGGGCTCCGGGCGGCTGGGCAGCCTGATCCTGTGGGGACCGCCCGGCGTGGGCAAGACCACCCTGGCCCGGCTCCTGGCCGGGGAGGTCGGCGCGCACTTCATTCCGCTCTCGGCCGTCACGGCGGGCGTGAAGGACGTCCGGGAGGCGGTCACGGAAGCCGAACGCCTGCGCGGGCGCGGGCAGAAGACCATCCTCTTCCTCGACGAGATCCATCGTTTCAACAAGGCGCAGCAGGACGCGCTGCTCCCGCACGTCGAGTCGGGCCTGCTGACCCTGATCGGCGCGACCACCGAGAACCCCAGCTTCGAGGTGAACCCCGCCCTGCGCTCCCGCGCCCGCACGCTGGTCCTGGAGGCCCTGAAGCCGGAGGAGGTGCGCGGCCTGCTCGAACGCGCCCTGACCGACCCGCGCGGCCTGAGCGGCGTGACCGCCGAGCCGGCAGCGCTGGACCTCCTCGCCCGCCTCGCCGAAGGGGATGCCCGCCGCGCCCTCAGCACCCTGGAAGTCGCCAGCACCCTGAGTCACCCGGTCACGCCAGACGCGATCACCGAGGCCTTCGGGCGGCACCTGCCGCAGATGGACAAGAACGGCGAGGACTTCTACAACCTCATCAGCGCGCTGCACAAGAGCGTGCGCGGCAGCCACGTCGACGGCGCGCTGTACTGGCTGGCCCGTATGGTCGAGGGCGGCGCCGACCCCCTGTACGTCGCGCGGCGCGTGGTCCGCATGGCCGCCGAGGACATCGGCCTCGCCGACCCGCAGGCCCTCCGGCTGTGCATCGCGGCGCGGGACACCGTCGAATTCCTCGGCAGCCCCGAAGGCGACCTCGCGCTGGCGCAGGCGGTCGTGTACCTCGCCCTGGCCCCCAAGAGCAACAGCGTGTACGTGGCGTGGAAGAACGCCCTGAACGCCGTCCGCGACGGAGAAAGCCTGCCCATCCCGCTGCACCTGCGCAACGCCCCCACCGCCCTCATGCGCCAGCAGGGCTACGGCAAAGGGTACGCGTACTACTTCGACGACCCCGAAGGGTCATTCGCCCAGAACTACCTCCCCGACGGCGTGCAACTGGGGCTCTACGCCCCCACCGGCGAGGGCTGGGAGGCCCGGGTCGCCGACCGCTGGCGCAAACTCCGGGACGCACACGGCGAGGGGGAGGCCGCGCTGGACTGA
- a CDS encoding aldehyde dehydrogenase family protein: MTQTQPLPTDLQALFERQRAHRWTAAQSTPAQRQAILRRLHDAIKAHRVSLADALRADLGKSRAEAEVTELHPVLEEIQHAIRRLPRWMAARRVDTPVVLVGARSEIQPQARGVTLVLSPWNYPVNLALAPLVASLAAGNTVILKPSEKAPNVARALRELLEATFDPALVAVVEGDADTARFLTELPFDHIFFTGSTAVGKHVMRAASANLTSVTLELGGKSPALIDRSADLNLTAERLAWGKLLNAGQTCVAPDYALVPEAQRDALILRLDEVIARRYGDRAWLRAGPDYGRMVDAASVERLERLTRQSVQMGARIVLGGEFSPAERFISPTVVADVTPDMPLMQEELFGPVLPVVTYRSMDDALNLIRRLDAPLALYLFSGDDGVTRRVQRETTSGGMVVNGTVVHLSNPHLPFGGVGPSGMGSYHGEHGFRAFSHERAVLTEPARSPVRFLYPPYGRPGPRLVAWALRLLERQSGPRE, translated from the coding sequence ATGACGCAGACCCAGCCGCTCCCCACCGACCTCCAGGCGCTGTTCGAGCGTCAGCGTGCGCACCGCTGGACGGCCGCGCAGAGCACCCCGGCGCAGCGGCAGGCGATCCTGCGCCGCCTGCACGACGCCATCAAGGCCCACCGCGTGTCCCTGGCCGACGCCCTGCGCGCCGACCTGGGCAAGAGCCGCGCCGAGGCCGAGGTCACCGAACTGCACCCTGTCCTGGAGGAAATCCAGCACGCCATCCGCCGACTGCCGCGCTGGATGGCCGCCCGCCGCGTGGACACCCCGGTCGTGCTGGTGGGCGCCCGCAGCGAGATCCAGCCGCAGGCGCGCGGCGTCACGCTGGTCCTCAGCCCCTGGAACTACCCCGTGAACCTCGCCCTGGCGCCGCTGGTGGCGAGCCTCGCGGCCGGGAACACCGTCATCCTGAAACCCAGCGAGAAGGCCCCCAACGTGGCCCGCGCGCTGCGCGAGCTGCTGGAGGCCACCTTCGACCCGGCGCTCGTGGCCGTCGTGGAGGGCGACGCGGACACCGCCCGCTTCCTGACCGAACTGCCCTTCGATCACATCTTCTTCACGGGCAGCACCGCCGTCGGCAAGCACGTCATGCGCGCCGCGAGCGCCAATCTGACCAGCGTCACGCTGGAACTGGGCGGCAAAAGCCCCGCCCTGATCGACCGCAGCGCCGACCTGAACCTGACCGCCGAGCGGCTCGCGTGGGGCAAACTGCTCAACGCCGGGCAGACCTGCGTCGCGCCGGACTACGCCCTGGTGCCCGAGGCGCAGCGGGACGCGCTGATCCTGCGCCTGGACGAGGTCATCGCCCGCCGCTACGGCGACCGCGCGTGGCTGCGCGCCGGACCCGACTACGGCCGCATGGTGGACGCCGCCAGCGTCGAGCGGCTGGAACGCCTGACCCGCCAGAGCGTGCAGATGGGCGCCCGGATCGTGCTGGGCGGCGAGTTCAGCCCCGCCGAGCGCTTCATCTCACCGACCGTCGTGGCGGACGTCACGCCCGACATGCCCCTGATGCAGGAGGAACTGTTCGGCCCGGTCCTCCCGGTCGTCACGTACCGCTCGATGGACGACGCCCTGAACCTCATTCGTCGCCTGGACGCCCCCCTGGCCCTGTACCTGTTCAGCGGCGACGACGGGGTCACCCGCCGCGTGCAGCGCGAAACCACCAGCGGCGGCATGGTCGTGAACGGCACCGTCGTGCACCTCAGCAACCCGCACCTGCCCTTCGGTGGCGTCGGCCCCAGCGGCATGGGCAGCTACCACGGCGAGCACGGCTTCCGCGCCTTCAGCCACGAACGCGCCGTCCTGACCGAACCCGCCCGCAGCCCCGTGCGCTTCCTGTACCCCCCCTACGGCCGCCCCGGCCCACGGCTGGTCGCGTGGGCGCTGCGCCTCCTCGAACGCCAGAGCGGACCGCGCGAATGA
- the mobA gene encoding molybdenum cofactor guanylyltransferase, giving the protein MTGVVTAGGRSSRFGSDKALVTWQGRTLLDRACTPLAHAAIRLIIAPEGRYHMPGWRVTPDTRPGEGPLAALEAALHAAADGWVAFTGVDLPCLTRDYWDTLLAARAPGVLGVQALDGLKRPQPLAALYHTSLRAHVTDLLNAGERRLRFAVTAPHVRHVPGLDPALLRNVNTPADLPGAC; this is encoded by the coding sequence GTGACCGGCGTCGTCACTGCCGGAGGCCGCTCCAGCCGCTTCGGGAGCGACAAGGCTCTCGTGACCTGGCAGGGCCGCACGCTGCTGGACCGCGCCTGCACGCCCCTGGCCCACGCTGCCATCCGCCTGATCATCGCGCCCGAAGGCCGGTACCACATGCCCGGCTGGCGCGTCACGCCCGACACCCGCCCCGGCGAGGGCCCCCTGGCCGCACTGGAGGCCGCGCTGCACGCCGCCGCGGACGGCTGGGTGGCCTTCACCGGCGTGGACCTGCCCTGCCTGACACGCGACTACTGGGACACCCTGCTCGCCGCCCGCGCGCCCGGCGTGCTCGGCGTGCAGGCCCTCGACGGACTGAAACGCCCCCAGCCGCTCGCCGCGCTGTACCACACCAGCCTGCGCGCGCACGTCACCGACCTGCTCAACGCGGGCGAACGCCGCCTGCGTTTCGCCGTCACCGCCCCGCACGTCCGGCACGTGCCCGGCCTGGACCCGGCCCTGCTGCGCAACGTGAACACGCCCGCCGACCTGCCCGGCGCCTGCTGA
- a CDS encoding DUF4385 domain-containing protein — MPKFDYSLNYAELDLRAHPELYRVGVGEQGVLLVQPYKSEILPHWRFATPEVARESSEAIYGMFLGYLGAGDFVGADMARKFLQMGFTRARRYANHRGGKKYEGPVPEGKKGQSGAHGRAERPRDPEDPVKAESARIFKAKWDEAEANVEYARLKREHKARFG; from the coding sequence ATGCCGAAGTTCGATTACTCCCTGAATTACGCGGAACTGGACCTGCGCGCGCATCCGGAGCTGTACCGGGTGGGGGTGGGGGAGCAGGGCGTGCTGCTGGTGCAGCCGTACAAGTCCGAGATCCTGCCGCACTGGCGCTTCGCGACGCCGGAGGTGGCCCGGGAGAGCAGTGAGGCGATCTACGGGATGTTCCTGGGATACCTGGGGGCGGGGGATTTCGTGGGGGCGGACATGGCCCGGAAGTTCCTGCAGATGGGCTTCACGCGCGCCCGGCGGTACGCGAATCACCGGGGCGGGAAGAAGTACGAGGGGCCGGTGCCGGAGGGCAAGAAGGGTCAGAGTGGCGCGCATGGCCGTGCGGAGCGTCCGCGGGATCCGGAGGACCCGGTGAAGGCCGAGTCCGCGCGGATCTTCAAGGCGAAGTGGGATGAGGCGGAGGCGAACGTGGAGTACGCGCGGCTGAAGCGGGAGCATAAGGCGCGCTTCGGGTAG
- a CDS encoding DIP1984 family protein: protein MKLAEALITRADLQKRAAQLEERLVKNLLMQEGEAPAEDPQALLREFMDVTAQLEALLPRIHRANLSATLPGGETITDALTRRDLLDLRLKVLRRAAATASERPTRYSNSEVRILSALPARDLQAQVDTLAKARRELDTQLQQANWLTDLPE, encoded by the coding sequence ATGAAACTCGCCGAGGCCCTGATCACCCGCGCCGACCTCCAGAAACGCGCCGCGCAGCTCGAGGAGCGGCTCGTGAAGAACCTGCTCATGCAGGAAGGCGAGGCGCCCGCCGAGGACCCCCAGGCGCTGCTGCGCGAGTTCATGGACGTCACCGCGCAACTGGAGGCCCTCCTGCCACGCATTCACCGCGCGAACCTCAGCGCCACGCTGCCCGGCGGGGAGACCATCACGGACGCCCTGACCCGCCGCGACCTGCTCGACCTGCGCCTGAAGGTCCTGCGCCGCGCCGCCGCCACCGCCAGCGAACGCCCCACCCGCTACAGCAACAGCGAGGTCCGCATCCTCTCCGCGCTGCCCGCCCGCGACCTGCAGGCGCAGGTGGACACCCTGGCCAAGGCGCGGCGTGAACTGGACACGCAGCTGCAACAGGCCAACTGGTTGACGGACCTGCCCGAATAG
- a CDS encoding endonuclease MutS2 produces the protein MSFDARALSALDFPRVLSALAERSATTLGAERARALRPSDDAWRIARELDEVEDALFGVSLSLGGIQDIRDLHARAGEGRVLAGQELLNAAYSLDGAMTVKRAINANSRGPLRELAVDLGDHSELVRRVLSALDRDGGVRDDASPRLRDLRKRIEPLRGRIRERLAATLDKWADVLQEHIVTIRRDRYVLPVQASRVGQVQGIIVDASATGQTYFVEPAAVTQLNNELTRLILDEEAEVRRILTELSGLLASDAAVPMTLAVIGELDLIAAKARLARDWRLNRPEQVEGGSYDLREVRHPLIENPVANDLALGDTKLLLITGPNMGGKTATIKTLGLAVLMHQCGMYVAAASARLPVVRDVLVDIGDEQSIEASLSTFASHLKHLRYVLRHAAPDTLVLVDELGSGTDPNEGAALAQALIECLLTQDARGVITSHLSPLKLFALETPGLKNASMGFDVETLAPTYVLQVGQPGRSFALAIAQRMGLPADVLGRAEELLGPDAGLMERMLEGLERERTDLRAQLDATAAAKRDAEAELGRVRQERETLEARRGEMLAEASQKAESLYADAVERVRTLRARAQEDSARPRVMQELRELRVAAQKTRPAPAPREDRGDPIRVGSSVDVPAYNASGQVLELRGDDLVVQLGVMKVGVKRRDVRLKQEPKVSAPKTRGPRFTGTAPTAALKELQLRGMGVEEAVEELRTAILEAHALKETPLRVVHGKGQGVLRRLLREYLKNDKKVESFHDAEPNQGGHGVTIVNIRR, from the coding sequence ATGTCCTTCGATGCCCGCGCCCTGTCCGCCCTTGATTTTCCCCGCGTCCTGTCTGCCCTGGCGGAGCGGAGTGCCACGACGCTGGGCGCCGAGCGCGCCCGGGCCCTGCGCCCCTCGGATGACGCGTGGCGGATCGCGCGGGAACTGGACGAGGTCGAGGACGCGCTGTTCGGCGTGAGCCTCAGCCTGGGCGGCATTCAGGATATCCGTGACCTGCACGCCCGCGCGGGCGAGGGCCGGGTGCTGGCCGGGCAGGAGCTGCTGAACGCGGCGTACTCGCTGGACGGCGCGATGACCGTCAAGCGGGCCATCAACGCGAATTCGCGCGGGCCGCTGCGGGAACTCGCGGTGGACCTGGGGGATCACAGTGAACTGGTGCGGCGGGTGCTGTCCGCCCTGGACCGCGACGGGGGCGTGCGCGACGACGCCAGTCCGCGCCTGCGGGATCTGCGCAAGCGCATCGAGCCGCTGCGGGGGCGTATCCGTGAACGGCTGGCGGCGACGCTGGACAAGTGGGCGGACGTGCTGCAGGAGCATATCGTCACGATCCGCCGCGACCGCTACGTGCTGCCGGTGCAGGCCAGCCGCGTGGGGCAGGTGCAGGGCATCATCGTGGACGCGTCGGCGACCGGGCAGACGTACTTCGTGGAACCGGCGGCCGTGACGCAGCTGAACAACGAACTGACCCGCCTGATCCTCGACGAGGAGGCCGAGGTGCGGCGCATCCTGACGGAACTGTCGGGCCTGCTCGCCTCGGACGCGGCGGTGCCGATGACGCTGGCCGTGATCGGCGAGCTGGATCTGATCGCCGCGAAGGCGCGGCTGGCCCGTGACTGGCGCCTGAACCGCCCCGAGCAGGTGGAAGGCGGCTCGTACGACCTGCGCGAGGTGCGCCACCCGCTGATCGAGAACCCGGTGGCGAACGACCTCGCGCTGGGGGACACGAAACTGCTGCTCATCACCGGGCCGAACATGGGCGGCAAGACCGCGACGATCAAGACGCTGGGTCTGGCGGTGCTGATGCACCAGTGCGGGATGTACGTCGCGGCGGCCAGTGCGCGGCTGCCGGTGGTGCGGGACGTGCTGGTGGATATCGGGGACGAGCAGAGCATCGAGGCGAGCCTGTCCACCTTCGCGTCTCACCTGAAGCACCTGCGGTATGTGCTGCGCCACGCCGCGCCGGACACGCTGGTCCTCGTGGACGAGCTGGGCAGCGGCACCGACCCGAACGAGGGCGCCGCACTCGCCCAGGCGCTGATCGAGTGCCTGCTCACGCAGGACGCGCGCGGCGTGATCACCTCGCACCTCTCGCCCCTGAAACTGTTCGCGCTGGAAACGCCGGGCCTGAAGAACGCCAGCATGGGCTTCGACGTCGAAACACTGGCCCCCACGTACGTCCTGCAGGTGGGGCAGCCGGGCCGGTCGTTCGCGCTGGCCATCGCGCAGCGCATGGGTCTCCCGGCGGACGTGCTGGGCCGCGCCGAGGAGCTGCTGGGCCCCGACGCGGGCCTGATGGAACGCATGCTCGAGGGCCTGGAGCGCGAACGGACCGACCTGCGCGCCCAGCTCGACGCCACCGCCGCGGCCAAACGCGACGCCGAGGCCGAACTGGGCCGCGTCCGCCAGGAACGCGAGACCCTGGAAGCCCGCCGGGGCGAGATGCTCGCCGAGGCCAGCCAGAAGGCCGAATCGCTGTACGCCGACGCCGTCGAGCGGGTGCGGACGCTGCGGGCCCGCGCGCAGGAGGACAGCGCCCGCCCGCGCGTCATGCAGGAACTGCGCGAACTGCGCGTTGCCGCGCAGAAGACCCGCCCCGCCCCCGCCCCGCGCGAGGACCGTGGCGATCCCATCCGGGTGGGCAGCAGCGTGGACGTCCCCGCCTACAACGCCAGCGGACAGGTGCTCGAACTGCGGGGCGACGATCTGGTCGTGCAGCTGGGCGTCATGAAGGTCGGCGTGAAACGCCGCGACGTGCGCCTCAAGCAGGAACCCAAGGTCAGCGCGCCCAAGACGCGCGGCCCCCGCTTCACCGGCACCGCGCCCACCGCCGCCCTGAAGGAACTCCAGCTGCGCGGCATGGGCGTCGAGGAGGCCGTGGAGGAACTCCGCACCGCCATCCTCGAAGCGCACGCGCTGAAGGAGACTCCGCTGCGCGTCGTGCACGGCAAGGGCCAGGGCGTCCTGCGGCGCCTGCTGCGCGAGTACCTGAAGAACGACAAGAAGGTCGAGTCCTTCCACGACGCCGAACCCAACCAGGGCGGGCACGGCGTGACCATCGTGAACATCCGCCGCTGA
- a CDS encoding Dps family protein, with amino-acid sequence MTKKSKAAPKKADTKATSDGKAPTGKASGAAKADAAHLSTTNNALVDHAYLSEAEFGTVAETLQRNLATTISLYLKFKKYHWDIRGRFFRDLHLAYDEFIDEIFPGIDEQAERLVALGGSPIAAPSDIERFSTVKVPTETVRDARTQVADLVADLTRVGKGYRDDSQTVDDANDPATADMYNGYAATIDKIRWMLQAIMDDDRMN; translated from the coding sequence ATGACCAAGAAGAGCAAGGCCGCCCCGAAGAAAGCCGACACCAAGGCCACGAGTGACGGCAAGGCCCCGACCGGCAAGGCCAGCGGCGCGGCGAAGGCCGACGCGGCGCACCTGAGCACCACGAACAACGCGCTCGTGGACCACGCCTACCTCTCCGAAGCCGAGTTCGGGACGGTCGCGGAGACGCTGCAGCGCAACCTCGCCACGACGATCAGCCTGTACCTGAAGTTCAAGAAGTACCACTGGGACATCCGTGGCCGCTTCTTCCGCGACCTGCACCTCGCGTACGACGAGTTCATCGACGAGATCTTCCCCGGCATCGACGAGCAGGCCGAGCGTCTGGTCGCGCTGGGCGGCAGCCCCATCGCCGCGCCGAGCGACATCGAACGCTTCAGCACCGTGAAGGTCCCCACCGAGACCGTCCGTGACGCCCGCACGCAGGTGGCGGATCTGGTGGCCGACCTGACCCGCGTCGGCAAGGGCTACCGCGACGACAGCCAGACGGTGGACGACGCGAACGACCCCGCGACTGCCGACATGTACAACGGGTACGCGGCGACCATCGACAAGATCCGCTGGATGCTCCAGGCGATCATGGACGACGACCGGATGAACTGA
- a CDS encoding MFS transporter, which produces MTTARPAAPPPLSWTLLAVGVAAFFTLGLIQAMYGPAFGLFQARFGVSTASVGVIASAHFLGSAVAPPLMGLLLRRVTVRAGVSWSLLLLALGVTGVVLAPVWPLAVASAFLGGFGLGGVSACLNAAYASVGSRAVNLVNAVFGVGSMIAPLLVVGLGRADGTPGGLAGPFLTVAALCAVTFAVGRVWGVPGIHAPARAADAPAPARPVVQAALFAALIVCYVGLEAGYGAWASRYLTELGLPGAALTLSAFWAALTVGRVLTGVFAGRVGAPRMVLSCGAALVALALAMRVPALAPLAVIVSGLALAPVFGTTLAWLSQVLSARLVPLLLVAGSLGGVLSPWLLGQAFARFGAGAVPVTLAVLAALMLLFTALARRGARAAASG; this is translated from the coding sequence GTGACGACTGCCCGCCCCGCTGCCCCGCCGCCGCTCTCGTGGACGCTGCTGGCGGTGGGCGTGGCGGCGTTCTTCACGCTGGGCCTGATCCAGGCGATGTACGGCCCGGCGTTCGGGCTGTTCCAGGCGCGGTTCGGCGTGAGTACCGCGTCGGTGGGCGTGATCGCCAGCGCGCACTTCCTGGGGTCGGCGGTCGCGCCGCCCCTGATGGGGCTGCTGCTGCGCCGCGTGACCGTGCGGGCCGGGGTGTCCTGGAGTCTGCTGCTGCTGGCGCTGGGCGTGACGGGCGTGGTGCTGGCGCCCGTGTGGCCGCTGGCGGTCGCGTCGGCTTTCCTGGGCGGCTTCGGGCTGGGCGGCGTGAGTGCCTGCCTGAACGCCGCGTACGCGAGCGTGGGATCGCGCGCCGTGAACCTCGTGAACGCGGTGTTCGGGGTGGGCAGCATGATCGCGCCGCTGCTGGTGGTGGGTCTGGGCCGCGCGGACGGCACGCCGGGCGGACTGGCCGGGCCGTTCCTGACGGTCGCGGCGCTGTGCGCGGTGACGTTCGCGGTGGGGCGCGTGTGGGGCGTGCCGGGCATCCACGCGCCGGCGCGCGCGGCGGACGCTCCCGCCCCGGCGCGGCCGGTGGTGCAGGCGGCGCTGTTCGCGGCGCTGATCGTCTGTTACGTGGGCCTGGAGGCCGGGTACGGTGCGTGGGCGTCACGGTACCTGACGGAACTGGGGCTGCCCGGCGCGGCCCTGACCCTGAGTGCCTTCTGGGCGGCGCTGACGGTGGGACGCGTCCTGACCGGCGTGTTCGCGGGCCGCGTGGGCGCGCCGCGCATGGTGCTGAGCTGCGGCGCGGCGCTGGTGGCGCTGGCGCTGGCCATGCGGGTGCCTGCGCTGGCGCCGCTGGCCGTGATCGTGTCCGGGCTGGCCCTGGCCCCGGTGTTCGGCACGACCCTGGCGTGGCTGTCGCAGGTGCTCAGCGCGCGGCTGGTGCCGCTGCTGCTGGTGGCCGGCTCGCTGGGCGGGGTGCTCTCGCCGTGGCTGCTGGGGCAGGCGTTCGCGCGCTTCGGGGCGGGGGCGGTACCCGTGACGCTCGCGGTCCTCGCGGCGCTGATGCTGCTGTTTACGGCGCTGGCACGACGCGGCGCGCGCGCGGCGGCCTCAGGATGA